The DNA window ACTAGGGATGAGGAGGAGTTCGTTAGGGAGATCCCGTACAGGATATTCGGTCTAGCTAAGACTGTGAAAGAGGGAGAATACGGTTTCGGAGACGTCTTATTCGAGAGGACATCCTTCGAGAAGAGGGAGAAGGCTAAGGAATTCGTTGGGACAGCTGCAGCTTCTCACGGAATAATTGCAGCCGTTTACCTATCCCTCCTAGGACCTAAGGGTATGAGAGAGCTCGGAGAAGCGATACTCCAGAGGTCCGCTTACGCTATGAAAGCCCTCTCGAGCATAGGCCTCAAGGCTCCCAAGTTCAAGGCCCCTCACTTCAAGGAGTTCGTCGTGGAATTCCCAGGGAGGAAGAGCGTCGAGGAGATAAACAAGGAGCTCCTGAAGGAGGGGATATTCGGAGGCATAGATCTCAGGAAGCACTTCCCGGAGCTAGGGAACTCAGCCCTTTACTGCTTCACTGAAGTCCACACTAAGGAGGACATAGACAGGCTAGCTGATGCCCTCAAGAGGATACTGGGGTGAGGAGTATGGGGGTAGTGAGAGTGAGGAAGGGGTTCCACGAGGCGAGATGGGAGGAGCCCATAATATTCGAGTTGAGCAATGAGGGGGAGAGGGGCATTCTGATACCCCTCGATGATAAAATAAGGAGGGAAGTTGGTGACGTCCTATCCTCGATACCAGAGCACATGAGGAGGAAGGATCCGCCGAAGCTACCCGAGGTATCTCAGATGAGGGTCTTAAGGCACTACCTGAGGTTATCCCAGGAGACCCTGGGGGCCGATCTGAACATAGACATAGGGCAGGGAACTTGCACTATGAAGTACAGCCCTAAAGTGAATGAGAGGTTCGTGGCAATGGTCAGAGAGCTTCATCCATATCAAGATGAGGAAACTGTCCAGGGAGCTCTAGAAATAATGTACAAGCTCGATCTCTTCCTCAGGGAGATATCTGGACTAGATAGGTTCAGCTTCCAGCCCGGTGGAGGATCTCAGGCTATATTCGCTATGGCCTCCATAATAAGGGCTTACCACAAGAAGAGGGGCGAGGAGAGGGATGAGATAATAACTACGATATTCTCCCACCCATCTGATGCGGCAGCCCCAGCTGTGAAGGGATTCAAGGTGATAACTATATATCCAGACCCGGAGACTGGCATACCGGATATAGAAGCCCTGAAGGCTGCCGTATCCAAGAGGACAGCTGGCATGATAGTAGCGAATCCCGAGGACACTGGGATATTCAATCCGAGGATAAAGGAGTTCTGCGATATAGTCCATGAAGCTGGAGGGCTCTGCGGTTACGATCAAGCGAACGCTAACGGCATAATAGGGATAGTCAGGGCTAAGGAGTGCGGCTTCGATATGGGCTTCTTCAACCTCCATAAGACCTTCTCATCCCCCCACGGATGCGGAGGACCAGCTGTAGGGGCCCTGGGGGTGAGGAAGGAACTTGAGAGCTTCCTACCGGTCCCTGTAGTCGATTACGATCCAGAGAGGAAGCTCTATTACCTGAATTACGACCTCCCGGATACGATAGGGAAGGTCAGAGAGTTCTACGGTGTATTCCCAGTAGTAGTGAGAGCTTACGCTTGGATAATGGCTTTAGGGGAGGAGGGACTGAAGGAAGTCGCTAGAGTGGCTGTCCTGAATAATAATTACGTGATGCACAGGATACTGAGGGAGGTCAGGGGAGCCGATATATCTTATCCAGCCAATAAGAACAGGATAGAGCAAGTTAGGTATAGCCTCAAGAAGCTGAAGGATGAGACCGGAGTCGGAGCCGAGGATGTTATAAGGAGGATGGCTGACTTCGGGTTCCATCTATGGACGAGCCACCACCCATGGATAGTACCTGAGCCCTTAACTATAGAGCCGACTGAATCCTACTCCAAGGAGGAGCTTGATGAGTACATAGAGGCCCTGAAGGAAGTAGTGAGGGAGGCTTATGAGGAGCCGGAGACCGTGATAAATGCCCCGCATAGGAGCGTGATCCATAAGATAGAGGATAACAGCTGGTTCTCAGATCCGAAGAAGTGGTCCATAACCTGGAGGCTCTTCCTGAAGAAGCACGGTGGTAAGCTTTGAAATTGGGGCTCATAGTGAATCCGATAGCTGGAATGGGAGGGAGGGTGGGCCTAAAGGGCACTGACGGGCCTGAGATGCTGAAGAAAGCTATAGAGTTGGGAGCGAAACCTTGGGCTGAGGATAGGGCTGTGGATGCATTGAAAGCGCTCCTGCCAATCAGGGATTCCCTCACCATTTACACTTACCCGCACAAGATGGGGGAGAATGCCGCTAAGAGGGCTGGCTTCAATCCGGAGGTCTTGGGGAGCGTAGGGGAGGAGACGACTGCCGAGGATACCGTTAGAGCTGCTGAGGATATGAGGAGAGTGGGAGTAGATATACTCCTCTTCGTGGGAGGGGATGGCACAGCGAGGGATGTCTGTAGAGCTATAGGGACTAGCTTAGTCACGCTCGGCATACCCGCTGGAGTCAAAGTCTACTCCTCAGTATTCTCAGCTAGCCCTAAAGCTGGAGGGGAGTTAGCTCTCAAGTTCCTGAGGGGGGAAGTGAGCGAGGTAATAGAAGCCGAAGTCCTGGACATAGATGAGGATTCATTCAGGGAGGGAAGATTATCTGTGAAGCTATATGGCTACCTCAAGATACCTTACGATTCCAATTATATCCCGGGAGGCAAGGTGCCGTCATCCCATTCCGAGAGTTACGATAGGGAGGCCATAGCGGCTGAGCTCCTCGAGGTAATGGAGAGAGATGTCATATATCTCATAGGGCCAGGGAGCACGACTAAGGAAGTGATGAGAGCGCTCAACTTAGATTTCAGTCCTCTCGGCGTTGATGCGATCTTGAACGGTGAGTTAATTGGGAAGGACCTCAATGAGAGGCAGATAATCGAGCTAATCTCGGGGAGGAAGGTTAAAGTAGTAGTCACTCCCATAGGAGGCCAGGGATATGTGTTCGGGAGGGGGAATCAGCAGATAAGCCCAGAAGTCCTGAGGAGAGTGGGGAGGAACAATATCATAATAGTGGCTACGAGGGGGAAGCTAGAATCCCTAAGGGGGAGGCCCCTCCTCTTAGATACTGGAGACGAAGCCCTCGATGTCGAGCTCTCGGGCTACTACAAGGTGATGACTGGATATAGGGAGTACACAGTGTACAAAGTAGTTCCAGCATCTATTCTCGAGAGCTGACTCAAGATCTCCTCAATTTTAATTCTATCTTTCAGATGAGCCTCAGGAGGATAAGAGCGTTCTCTCAGTGCTTGAGCGTTACCCCTCAGCAGTCCGGAGATCTCAGTTAGATCAAATACTGGATGAGCTGCTCAATATCTATTCAGGAGTACATCGAATCCGGATCACCACTCGCAACTCACTTCAGCCCTCCTGAAGTTAGCTGAGATCGCGACGCTCTGCTCCAGCACTTTCGCTGTTCTACCGCTCAATGAGCCGGCATCTATCCTAATGATGTTGATCGGGCCGCTCTCACCGTAAAGAGTTAGTATGACCCTGACGTTTTCAGCGGTCTCATAGCCGGCGTTGAAGAGGACTATATGGAACTTAACGTTAGCTGTGCCGCAGGGCACGCAACCGGAACTATCGTACCACCAATGAACTACGTAAACTCTAGCCCTCCTGAGGGATGAGAGCTCATTCCTGCAGCTCGCTAACTCCCTCTCGCATATAGATTCGTTCTCTACCTTAATCTCAACTGGTTGAGCTTCCTTAGAGAGGCATGATGATAGTTCATCCTGCTTCGCTTTCAGTTCTTCTCGCAACCTCGCTATCTCCTCCTCAGCCTCACTCAACTCCTCCCTCAGGGCAGCTAGATTCTCCGTAGCATCTGAGAGGAGGATCTCTTTCTCACTAATATCCCTTTTGAGCTCCTTCAAGCTCTTCTCATACTCAGATATCTTTGCTCGGAGCTCTTCAGCTTTATTGTAATAGTAAGCGAGCCCCAATATTGAGAGGAAGAGGAGGGCCAAGAGGAGGTACCTCATAATCGGATCTTACTCAGACAGCTTATAAGGAGCTCTCCATGGGGGGTCTGCCCTCGTAAGTCGGCCCCAAAAGTGGATTTGGGATAGTCAAGACATAGGCTAGCCCCTACCCTCCCTTCCCCTCTCCTTGATCCTCCTCAGCTCCA is part of the Candidatus Korarchaeum sp. genome and encodes:
- the gcvPB gene encoding aminomethyl-transferring glycine dehydrogenase subunit GcvPB, encoding MGVVRVRKGFHEARWEEPIIFELSNEGERGILIPLDDKIRREVGDVLSSIPEHMRRKDPPKLPEVSQMRVLRHYLRLSQETLGADLNIDIGQGTCTMKYSPKVNERFVAMVRELHPYQDEETVQGALEIMYKLDLFLREISGLDRFSFQPGGGSQAIFAMASIIRAYHKKRGEERDEIITTIFSHPSDAAAPAVKGFKVITIYPDPETGIPDIEALKAAVSKRTAGMIVANPEDTGIFNPRIKEFCDIVHEAGGLCGYDQANANGIIGIVRAKECGFDMGFFNLHKTFSSPHGCGGPAVGALGVRKELESFLPVPVVDYDPERKLYYLNYDLPDTIGKVREFYGVFPVVVRAYAWIMALGEEGLKEVARVAVLNNNYVMHRILREVRGADISYPANKNRIEQVRYSLKKLKDETGVGAEDVIRRMADFGFHLWTSHHPWIVPEPLTIEPTESYSKEELDEYIEALKEVVREAYEEPETVINAPHRSVIHKIEDNSWFSDPKKWSITWRLFLKKHGGKL
- a CDS encoding ATP-NAD kinase family protein, with product MKLGLIVNPIAGMGGRVGLKGTDGPEMLKKAIELGAKPWAEDRAVDALKALLPIRDSLTIYTYPHKMGENAAKRAGFNPEVLGSVGEETTAEDTVRAAEDMRRVGVDILLFVGGDGTARDVCRAIGTSLVTLGIPAGVKVYSSVFSASPKAGGELALKFLRGEVSEVIEAEVLDIDEDSFREGRLSVKLYGYLKIPYDSNYIPGGKVPSSHSESYDREAIAAELLEVMERDVIYLIGPGSTTKEVMRALNLDFSPLGVDAILNGELIGKDLNERQIIELISGRKVKVVVTPIGGQGYVFGRGNQQISPEVLRRVGRNNIIIVATRGKLESLRGRPLLLDTGDEALDVELSGYYKVMTGYREYTVYKVVPASILES